tagataacatatcaaatgttgaaagtgagacattttgaaatgtcatgccaaatattggctcattttggatttcatgagagctacacattccaaaaaagttgggacaggtagcaataagaggccggaaaagttaaatgtacatataaggaacagctggaggaccaatttgcaacttattaggtcaattggcaacatgattgggtataaaaagagcctctcagagtggcagtgtctctcagaagtcaagatgggcagaggatcaccaattcccccaatgctgcggcgaaaaatagtggagcaatatcagaaaggagtttctcagagaaaaattgcaaagagtttgaagttatcatcatctacagtgcataatatcatccaaagattcagagaatctggaacaatctctgtgcgtaagggtcaaagccggaaaaccatactggatgcccatgatcttcgggcccttagacggcactgcatcacatacaggaatgctactgtaatggaaatcacaacatgggctcaggaatacttccagaaaacattgtcggtgaacacaatccaccgtgccattcgccgttgccggctaaaactctataggtcaaaaaagaagccatatctaaacatgatccagaagcgcaggcgttttctctgggccaaggctcatttaaaatggactgtggcaaagtggaaaactgttctgtggtcagacgaatcaaaatttgaagttctttttggaaaactgggacgccatgtcatccggactaaagaggacaaggacaacccaagttgttatcagcgctcagttcagaagcctgcatctctgatggtatggggttgcatgagtgcgtgtggcatgggcagcttacacatctggaaaggcaccatcaatgctgaaaggtatatccaagttctagaacaacatatgctcccatccagacgtcgtctctttcagggaagaccttgcattttccaacatgacaatgccagaccacatactgcatcaattacaacatcatggctgcgtagaagaaggatccgggtactgaaatggccagcctgcagtccagatctttcacccatagaaaacatttggcgcatcataaagaggaagatgcgacaaagaagacctaagacagttgagcaactagaagccctgtattagacaagaatgggacaacattcctattcctaaacttgagcaacttgtctcctcagtccccagacgtttgcagactgttataaaaagaagaggggatgccacacagtggtaaacatggccttgtcccaacttttttgagattgtgttgatgccatgaaatttaaaatcaacttatttttcccttaaaatgatacattctctcagtttaaacatttgatatgtcatctatgttgtattctgaataaaatattgaaatttgaaacttccacatcattgcattctgtttttattcacaatttgtacagtgtcccaacttttttggaatcgggtttgtatatacagtatacattgcATGAAAAGGAAagccatgtacagtatatcatataTTGCATAATgcaaatagtatattgtaaatataaataagtagATAAAAACACGGAAATCAAACTTGTTTTCTATATTGTGTTACGTCTCGTTCACTCACCAGTGCGGTGTTTCAGCCCACGTGGCTGGGCTCACATCTCATTGGAAAAAGAGGTGGGCTCACCCTGACCATACTCTCCTTGGTTGTAGCCTCCGCCTTCGTATCCACCACTCTGCTGGCCATAGTCTGGCTGGTAACCCCCCTGAGTGCCAGCATAACCTTCCTGTCCATAGCCTTTAAAATACCCAAAAAATGGCTTTAAAACATTATGGAGTACACTCTAGATGAAATAAACCTATGAAATTCTCCAATGAGTATATAAGAACTTTATCTTTGCCCACCCTGGCCGAAAGAGTCTGGGGCTGGCTGCTTCTCTCCGGAGGACACATAAGTGCCAGCAAAAGCTGCAAGCCAGCCTGTTTCCTTTAAGACAAACCACAGGTTCCCTGCCCACAGCACCACATTACAGAACCCAAATGCCTGCAAGAACCAGAGAAATGAACACATGCATTCAATGGATCTTTTCTGTGTTCACAACGATGAAATACTGGCAGTTTCATCGGACTGAAATGATTTTTCAgtacataaaatatacagtatagaggATACCAGTATTTATTATAGCGAATGTACCTACCACAGATGTGTTTAGGCCAGACATCACAGGTTCGTGGATTTCTTTACACTGGTTTTCCTCGTGGTCACATGCAGCAATGAGATTGAGGACCTCATCGGGGTCTGTGGCCCTCTTGACATCAGAGAGACCTTTGGCCCACGCTGATGAACTTACCAACCACATGAAGGTAAAAATAGCAGTCACCACGAAATCCTACAGAGCAACAAAACAATTTGGTATCATTATTTAAACTGCTTTATTTATCAATGTCAAATAAATCACAGTCATACTTTAATGGagcattttattcaaataaataaagtaaaatgctAGCTAAGACCGATGTTAGACAACTGAAGCCTGATAGTACTTTCACCCCGAggtgaaaaatacaaaaatgatcattatacACAATCTATTAAgatgaaataagaaaaaaaactcatttaaaataacatattttcacAGAAGAGGTACTGCAAGACAACTCACGGCCTGAGCGCCTTTGTTTCCTTCACGGTATTTCTCCAGGAGGAAGACATACACAGAGATGGCTGCCATTGAATAAAGGAAGGAAAAGACACCAATGGTGACAAAGAACTCAGCAGAGGAAGAATTGTCGCCCACCAGGAAGATTCGCTCAGGCTGCGCCTCTTTACATGTAGGAGCATCAAACCACACCTGGTGCAATCTGCGGAGAAAGAGAATCTGGTACCGTGTTTACTGTGAATAGGTGCATCTGCTATTTTATTTGTGACATGGGAGAGTTAATTTAGTAAAAACTACAGGACCATGTGTCATGAACagcaggggaagaacccaattgcaggcagcgagggatgaaggggttaacagatatatgtttaatgacaaaaacaaaggtacaaaacaaaacacccacgagggggtaacacaacaaaacaggggaatataATAATAGGACACGACAGGACTATGACTAACTACACTTAACtaaaaacaacactagacacaaactagactaaacacttactgagaCTCTACTTGATCTTGGCAGAGAAATCCACAAGGAACAAGAATGCTTGCACCTAAGAACAGGTGTACAAGCACACAAAACGCAacgcacgagcacaggacaacaGACACGAGGATACTTTATGgggtgacaaacaaaggaagataacgaggggcaggtgtgaaatataagacacggcagggaagcaatacaggaaacgagaggggcggggccaatgacaagacacgagaaagcacatgagatgttgAAACATAAAcaacccatggctttctcacacaaaaccaaaggctttgtcatgactgccacaggaccaagaaaaacatgactaagtgaggcagagccatgacaccatGTGCAACCGCAAGGGAATCAAAAGCAGTAAAAGAAGGGCAGAATGTCAATGTCTGCTTTACCGTTTTCTGATTGGATGAG
Above is a genomic segment from Triplophysa rosa linkage group LG17, Trosa_1v2, whole genome shotgun sequence containing:
- the sypb gene encoding synaptophysin b, which translates into the protein MDIVNQLVATGQFTIFKQPLGFIKVLQWFFAIFAFSTCGGYSGVFRLSVECKNRTESNLNVEVEFGYPFRLHQVWFDAPTCKEAQPERIFLVGDNSSSAEFFVTIGVFSFLYSMAAISVYVFLLEKYREGNKGAQADFVVTAIFTFMWLVSSSAWAKGLSDVKRATDPDEVLNLIAACDHEENQCKEIHEPVMSGLNTSVAFGFCNVVLWAGNLWFVLKETGWLAAFAGTYVSSGEKQPAPDSFGQGYGQEGYAGTQGGYQPDYGQQSGGYEGGGYNQGEYGQGEPTSFSNEM